CCGACCCAGTCTAACCCTGATCAgtattggtttttcagttatttagttttctgttcagcagttctctagtttggaatttcagcagctatctggttgctagagatttgttttccttagcaaccaggcagtggcttgaatgagttACTGtcatattaataggagagggactgaatgaGAAGCtaaaatttaaaagtaaaaataacaataaaattgtagcttcgcAGAGCCAttgatttttggctgccggggtcagtgacccccatttgaaatctggaaatatgtagaagagaaaaacaaataatgcaaaaattataacaataaataatgaagaccaattgcataggaATAGGacatgctatacaggtatgggatcccttatccggaaggctccattttaataaaataatatagaattttaaaactgatttcctttttctctgtaattataaaacagtacctttacttgatcccaactaagatataattaccccttattggggcagaacagccctattgggtttatttaatggttaaatgattcccttttctctgtaataataaaacagtacctgtacttgatcccaactaagatataattaccccttattggggcagaacagtcctattgggtttatttaatggttaaatgattcccttttctctgtaataataaaacagtacctgtacttgatcccaactaagatataattaccccttattggggcagaacagccctattgggtttatttaatggttaaatgattcccttttctctgtaataataaaacagtacctgtacttgatcccaactaagatataattaccccttattggggtagaacagccctattgggtttatttaatggttaaacgattcccttttctctgtaataataaaacagtacctgtacttgatcccaactaagatataattaccccttattggatgcaaaacaatcctatggggtttaattaatgttttattgattttttagtagacttaaggtatggagatccaaattacggaaagatcccttatccggaatacccttggtcccacgcattctggataatgggtcctatacctgtaccataaaagttaacttaaaggtaaatatCCCAAAAGCATTATTAGAGGCAGAAATGGACATAATGGGATATATAAAGTGAGGGAGAAAGAGACAGGGACAGTGTTAGAGGTTTAGTTtggctcatttacaaattcaGTACATAGTGAGACctgttttccccacaatgcagtattttacccagaattccagaaCAAAAGTTGCCTGTTCCCTTAGCTGACGAGTGAACCTGGTGGGTGCAGTGACGCCCTCTGCAAATTGTGAGGGGCATTTGGGGCACAATTACCGTTGTGTTTGCCGTCAGTGCCAGCTCAGAGCTTTACATGTGCATTTACATTCATACACTTACAGATACCCCTGCCCTTACACAGAGAGTGCCCCCTACAGTGAGGGAACATTGGTACAGTCTAAATCAGTTGTGCCACAGATTATTCCTGTTCATTCTTTATATCACACACACGTCTGTATCTGTACATATAAATGCAGGAATGTGTATATCATTTCTCCCAGATACCCCAGAGAAACCAGTACTAACGCTGCCCCCCAGTCTGACTGAAGGTACCCCTGCCCGTATCACCTGCTCTGTGCGACACACCTGTACCCACAATCCCCCTGTGCTCCTGTGGAACAAAGTCGGCTTTAATAGAACAGAGCGGAACGAAAAACTTGAGGGAGGAGTCTGGAGATTTGTACATGAAATGGATTATATTCCCACCTATCAGGATCACGGCTCTCCCATTGTATGTGAATCTATATATCGCTCAGGGCAAGTCTCACAGGAAACAGCCATCTTAGATATCACATGTAAGTATCACTTATTTCTTGTTTTAAGTGTTAAATAGTCTGTATATTATTGGTAGAGCAGTGTTTCATATTCTCTATCACCAAATTTGAACTTCATTGCTTCCACAGGTATATATACACTCCTCTATATGTTGTAATTATGGCCTGCACAGGAAATATAATTCCCATAACTCAGTAGAATATTGATGAAATAGCTAGAGCTACATGAGGTGCTTTTTGGTTGCCACAAACCCTGCCTGGCACTACCCAttatgctcggaacctggggttttccagataagggatctttctgtaatttggatttccatacattaaggggccgatttactaatccacgaatggatcgaaagcgtccgaattcattttttcgcaatgatcggtattttgcgattttttcgccgccgtcgcgactttttcgtaaagtgttgcgacttttttgtagtcattacgacttgcgcgaattgtcgcgactttttcgtagctgtcgtgaaaaaatcggaatggtttgcccgccgtttactagcgctcaatacgaaaaagtctcgacaattcgcacaagtcataacagctacgaaaaagtcgcgacaatttacggaaataTCGCAACGGTggcggaaaaatcgcaaaatgttcgtttccaatccgattttttcccattcgggattcggattcatggattagtaaatcagcccctaagtctaataaaaaataatttaaaaattaaataaccccaatagaagtgttctgcatccaatacggattcattgtatcttagttgggatcaagtacaggtactgttttattattacagagaaaagggaatcatttaaccattaaataaacccaatagggctgttctgccccaataaggggtaattatatcttagttgggatcaagtacaggtactgttttattattacagagaaaagggaatcatttaaccatgaaataaacccaatagggctgttctgcccccaataaggggtaattatatcttagttgggatcaagtacaggtactgttttattattacaggtataggacccattatccagaatgcccgggaccaagggtattccggataaggggtctttccgtaatttggatcttcataccttaagtctattaaaaaatcaataaaacattaattaaactcaataagattattttgcatccagtaaggattaattatatcttagtttggatcaaatacaaagcactgttttatttttacagagaaaaaggaaatacatttttaaaaactgaattatttgcttataatggagtctatgggagacaggctttccgtaattcggagctttctggatatcgggtttctggataagggatcccatacctgtacagagaaaagggaatcatttaaccattaaataaacccaatagggctgttctgccccaataaggggtaattatatcttagttgggatcaagtacaggtactgttttattattacagagaaaagggaatcatttaaccattaaataaacccaatagggctgttctgcccccaataaggggtaattatatcttagttgggatcaagtacaggtactgttttattattacagagaaaagggaatcatttttaaaaattagaattatttgcttataatggagtctatgggagacaggccttcctgtaatttggacttcctggataacgggtttccggataacagatcccatacctgtactgagaactCTATAGTAGAATAGGAAAGAGTAGAACTCATATTCTTGAGGCTTCTTGTGAATTTGGACATGTAGGAAATGGAATAAGCCAGAATTTGTCACTGGCGCTGTGTACTCCCACATTAGTGCTATAGTAACTGCCTTTGCCATTGTGGCATTAGTTCCATTCTCCCCAAACACAAAACACTCTCTCAACCCATTTTATTACCTGGGTTAGAATGCTCTTGGCTTATTTGacgtaataaaaatgaataattatcAGATGCACATAATTATTGAATGCACTTCATCTAGATCCTCCCAAACAAGTTACAGTTACTAAACTCGATGGAGAGAAGGAAATAAAAGAAGGAGAAGAAGTGACTTTACAATGTGCCAGCGATGCCAACCCTCCCGCTAATAACTATACCTGGTACCGCATTAATAACGAAGGAgaggaggagctaaaggaacACGGGGAGGAGATAACTGTGACTGTAAACTGGGAGAATATGAGGTTTTCCTGCTCTGCAAGGAACTGGCTGGGAAATAATGATTCTGCCATAATGGATCTGCGCCTGTTCTGTAAGTACCTGTCAGACCTGTTTTAATCTATTTAGCAATATGACTCTGAAAAATTATAAAGCAGattaacaaaaaagaaaatatacaaatgattAGCCATGCATCATGGGGATTTTCTATCAATCTGTATGGAATCTAGATTAAATGGAGACTTTAGAAACTAagcactgtatatacaatatattaaataattattcCCCCCCCCTTCATCAATCTGGTATAGAAGAGAACATTTTTTAATCACCCTTGGACCCGTGCAAAGGTAACAGGACATTAGGGGAGAGGTGACATTTCTACTGTAAGTGTagattacattcagtgcaatggggaaatctcagcgacttcccgctcagtgggttttactttcagcgattccagtaGGTTTGAATGACAGTGCTTTGTTTGTATAATCACTCGAAAAAGAGTCTCATAGTGATTTGGAgcgataagcgatttgaagtagtgTCGTCGGTTTAGGCACTGGCGATTtgtattcttctctatgtagagacaaaatgagcgacttgtcgctggaactcgctttttacaaatcgcagcgactaaatctccccttGGGACATTAGCCTGaggaagtaactaaaacactcaatttcagACGTGCCGACTTTGCCAGtgtaagggcatctctgcaatgtgtcagttgggaaagggttaaacacagaaggaaaatggaacatctttaaatcattgctttgcaggtatacacaacagtatatcccccttgtaagtaaggagaggcatcgcaaagcaaaacctttatggctgaataaaagtgttagtgtcgaggttggtaagaaaaaacgtgcttttaaagcagaattcaagtcaaaatataaaaagcatactgcccaatagtcctcctattgtttagtaaaaacgccacacttttggctcacctaatcacatatttactcactcacacttactcacattttctagaacaggcagccatctctaaaggtattctcccttcctttccctccttgcttcatactgcacatgtgtttcattccctccccccccctcccctctgccagatccgcttctgattggctggtgggcatgtgtagctcagaacaggagagaggatcaagttacacacatgctcagagaataggaaggctgccgctggcacctacaggaaggggagagagatttcagtgatgtcactgtaggcttcacactgctgtaggctgccagcaccatatctcagagaagcaagcagggatctgggaatttagatatgcagtaagtacttaaaaagaatgcctttagacttacttttaatttatattaacctttccttgtcctttaaagcattcaagttagctgggacagcagggactttcatcaggtacaaggaagcaaataaagcatgcaaaaaagctatcaagcagctaaaatagaaatggaaagggatattgcagctaggagtaaaaagaatccaaaattattttttcattatgtgaatagtaaaaaaatgaagcaagaaggggtgggaactttattgtGATAATAatggtcccaccccttcttgcttcatttttttactgatcggttgatgagaacagggaaaaggcAGAAATTTTGaagtcttatttttcatctgtctgtaCAActgagccagctaatgaaggcttcccttgtaatatgcccagttctagtaatataactaccaATGTATGCTCTTTGACAAGCCATACGGCGTGTTGCCTAATGGATAAAAGGTTTAAGTCTGATAAAATAGAGCAACAAAACTGTAAATGGTTTTTAAAGGCTTGGTACCTGAGAAAAGAGTTACACTTAAAAGAATCTTTCAGCTTTAAGAGACAACTGTTCTTTAACCATTACTTACTTTCTGATTTACAGGGAATATTTCAGgtgccatcatcatcatcatccctcTGCTCATTGGTTCCCTGCTTCTATCGCTAGTTTTGTTCTGTATTTTAAGGTATAGccaatgcttttatttttattttttttttaaatgttttcataaatacagtatatacgaTGGGTATTATTTTTTAACATGGAACAAAGTGGGAAAAGAAAGGAGCAAACTGCCCTGATTTGCTACTTTTTCTTTACCTTGGTGGTTTTTCTGTTTGCGCTCCTAGAATGGATGCACGGGCCCTGTTCATTGTGTTCATCTTAGTGCTCTAGCACCGGCACCTGTGGCATTAGCAAATGGGCCCAAACAATTacccgtatttttcgccctataagacgctcaggaatataattttaaaggaggaaaatctagaaaaaaaagattctgaaccaaatactgtagtaaaatattttatatcaactgtataaagttaattgtctctgggctcgcacataatgaggcttcccccaggccaccccaagtatccttcagcttcccccagggcccccccaagtatccttcagcttcccccaggcccccccaagtatccttcagcttcccccaggcccccccaagtatccttcagcttcccccaggcccccccaagtatccttcagcttcccccagggccccccccaagtatccttca
The sequence above is a segment of the Xenopus tropicalis strain Nigerian chromosome 7, UCB_Xtro_10.0, whole genome shotgun sequence genome. Coding sequences within it:
- the LOC116412394 gene encoding CD166 antigen-like; the protein is MDYIPTYQDHGSPIVCESIYRSGQVSQETAILDITYPPKQVTVTKLDGEKEIKEGEEVTLQCASDANPPANNYTWYRINNEGEEELKEHGEEITVTVNWENMRFSCSARNWLGNNDSAIMDLRLFWNISGAIIIIIPLLIGSLLLSLVLFCILRRTSSEVCEATYTDLRLRDLSADYSELKGAESTDSPYTALQKPNTDTYDEIKCETRLGKDEELIKQKPQGS